In Flavobacterium sp. WV_118_3, one DNA window encodes the following:
- a CDS encoding S41 family peptidase, producing MRSLFILVLIATLFSGCREKEQSISPEAKNYLNEVITLLENKSVNRKHIDWTKFRTDVLAHAGKATTVQEAHLSVMYALQLLKDRHSSFNTPQPENADNEIIPKIPSGTIPKDIGYLYLGNCPKDEDEIEMYRQQIIQQIIEQDKRPTKGWIIDIRGNNSGSISPMLAAIAPILGNGTVGYFINDTNEEPWISENGKIFYGNTLVEDLHEFYKLKNNTPPVAILTDDTTRNSGEAIAVAFKGRPKTRSFGTTTYSASTLNETYILSDGATISITTGYFADRNKTLYKNGITPDAEASSDQVVSKALLWLKKQ from the coding sequence ATGCGGTCGTTATTTATTTTAGTACTTATTGCCACATTATTTTCCGGTTGCCGGGAGAAAGAACAAAGCATTTCTCCGGAAGCAAAAAACTATCTGAATGAAGTGATCACGTTACTGGAAAACAAATCCGTCAATCGGAAACACATCGACTGGACAAAATTCAGAACCGATGTACTGGCGCATGCCGGAAAAGCAACAACCGTACAGGAAGCCCATCTATCGGTTATGTATGCCTTGCAATTATTAAAAGATCGTCATAGTTCCTTTAATACACCGCAACCGGAAAATGCCGATAATGAAATAATCCCGAAAATACCATCGGGCACAATCCCAAAAGACATTGGTTATTTATATCTCGGCAATTGCCCGAAAGACGAAGATGAGATTGAAATGTACCGTCAGCAAATAATCCAACAGATTATAGAACAGGACAAACGCCCGACAAAAGGCTGGATTATAGATATAAGAGGAAACAACAGCGGATCAATCAGTCCGATGCTCGCTGCAATTGCACCTATATTAGGCAACGGAACCGTTGGTTATTTTATAAACGACACCAATGAAGAGCCATGGATTAGTGAAAACGGAAAAATATTTTACGGGAATACGCTTGTAGAAGATCTTCACGAATTTTATAAATTAAAGAACAACACGCCTCCAGTAGCTATACTAACCGACGATACTACCCGAAATTCAGGCGAGGCAATTGCCGTTGCATTTAAAGGACGACCAAAAACCAGAAGTTTTGGAACCACAACCTATAGCGCTTCCACCCTTAACGAAACCTATATACTTTCGGATGGCGCTACGATTTCAATCACGACGGGTTATTTTGCCGATCGCAACAAAACGCTATATAAAAACGGCATCACTCCCGATGCGGAAGCTTCATCCGATCAGGTCGTTTCAAAAGCCTTACTATGGCTTAAAAAGCAGTAA
- a CDS encoding N-acetyltransferase: protein MNIQIRRYQDSDKPQLIALLKRNIPDYFAPSEEADFAEYLDRHLEYYFVVEVDSIVLGSGGVNLTEDRKTAKISWDLFHPDSQGKGLGSALTRFRIQQIQAIDGIELISVRTSQLVYPFYQKFGFKTKAVVKDYWDIGFDLVQMERPLHHPIDNPQQSE from the coding sequence ATGAATATTCAGATCCGTCGTTATCAGGATAGCGATAAACCACAACTTATAGCCCTTTTAAAGCGAAACATTCCCGATTATTTTGCACCGAGCGAAGAAGCCGATTTTGCAGAATATCTGGACCGGCATCTGGAATACTATTTTGTAGTTGAAGTTGATAGCATTGTATTGGGTTCCGGTGGCGTTAACTTGACCGAAGACCGCAAAACAGCCAAAATATCCTGGGATCTTTTTCATCCCGATAGTCAGGGCAAAGGATTGGGATCGGCTTTAACCCGATTCCGAATTCAGCAAATCCAGGCCATCGACGGAATCGAACTGATATCTGTACGCACCTCACAACTGGTCTATCCATTTTACCAGAAATTTGGTTTTAAAACCAAAGCTGTCGTAAAAGACTATTGGGATATCGGTTTTGATCTGGTTCAAATGGAACGCCCGTTACACCATCCCATCGACAACCCGCAACAATCTGAATAA
- the idi gene encoding isopentenyl-diphosphate Delta-isomerase has protein sequence MTEEKVILVNEKDEPIGLMPKMEAHEKALLHRAFSVFVLNDKNEIMLQQRAHHKYHSPLLWTNTCCSHQREGENNVQAGSRRLQEEMGFTTELKELFSFIYKAPFDNGLTEHELDHVMIGYYNEVPQINPDEVENWKWMTIEAVKEDMELHPEIYTVWFKIIFDKFYHYLEAHKV, from the coding sequence ATGACAGAAGAGAAAGTAATATTAGTAAACGAAAAAGACGAACCCATAGGATTGATGCCGAAAATGGAAGCGCATGAAAAAGCGTTGTTGCATCGTGCCTTTTCGGTTTTTGTGCTGAACGATAAAAACGAAATCATGTTGCAGCAAAGAGCGCATCATAAATACCATTCGCCGTTATTATGGACCAATACCTGTTGCAGTCATCAACGGGAAGGGGAAAATAATGTCCAGGCCGGATCGCGTCGATTACAGGAAGAAATGGGGTTTACAACCGAGTTAAAAGAGCTTTTTTCCTTTATCTATAAAGCGCCTTTTGATAATGGATTGACAGAACACGAACTGGATCACGTGATGATTGGGTATTATAATGAAGTACCGCAAATTAACCCGGACGAAGTGGAAAACTGGAAATGGATGACCATTGAGGCGGTTAAAGAAGATATGGAATTACATCCGGAAATCTATACGGTTTGGTTTAAAATCATCTTCGATAAGTTTTACCATTACCTGGAAGCACATAAAGTTTAA
- a CDS encoding 6-carboxytetrahydropterin synthase, with the protein MRVTVSRKAHFNAAHRLYRKDWTFEKNQAVFGKCNNPNYHGHNYELIVSVTGEIDPETGYVMDLGELAAIIQREVEERLDHKNLNLDVPEFENLNPTAEHIAVVIWDKLRKEIATNKDLEVVLYETPRNFVTYNGK; encoded by the coding sequence ATGAGAGTAACTGTTAGCCGTAAAGCCCATTTTAATGCCGCCCACCGATTGTATCGTAAAGATTGGACCTTCGAAAAAAACCAGGCCGTTTTTGGAAAATGCAACAATCCCAATTACCACGGGCATAACTATGAACTTATTGTAAGTGTTACCGGTGAAATCGATCCGGAAACCGGTTATGTTATGGATCTTGGCGAATTGGCTGCTATTATTCAACGGGAAGTGGAAGAACGATTGGATCATAAAAACCTGAATCTTGATGTGCCGGAATTTGAAAACCTGAATCCCACTGCCGAGCATATCGCTGTTGTGATATGGGATAAGCTCCGAAAAGAAATAGCAACCAATAAGGATTTAGAAGTGGTGCTTTATGAAACACCACGAAATTTTGTAACCTATAACGGAAAATAA
- a CDS encoding peroxiredoxin, with translation MRIKVGDRIPEFETTDANGAVFSINTLLGKKPLVIYFYPKDDTPGCTKEACAFRDSYEDFSDLGAEIIGISGDSSTSHQKFASRYKLPFILLADKGNVIRKQFGVPTNLLGLLPGRVTYIVDRAGIVRLVFNSMNASQHMPKALEAIRSME, from the coding sequence ATGCGCATAAAAGTGGGCGACCGTATTCCGGAATTTGAAACGACAGACGCTAATGGTGCTGTTTTTTCGATAAATACTCTTTTGGGTAAAAAACCACTGGTGATCTATTTTTATCCCAAAGACGATACACCTGGTTGTACCAAAGAAGCCTGTGCTTTCCGGGATAGTTATGAAGATTTTTCCGATTTGGGAGCTGAAATAATCGGAATAAGCGGCGATAGTAGTACTTCGCATCAGAAATTTGCCAGTCGCTATAAACTCCCTTTTATTTTGTTGGCCGATAAAGGAAATGTAATCCGAAAACAATTTGGGGTTCCGACAAATTTGCTAGGGCTATTACCGGGACGGGTAACCTACATTGTAGACCGTGCCGGAATTGTTCGTTTGGTGTTTAATAGTATGAACGCAAGTCAGCATATGCCCAAAGCCCTTGAGGCGATCCGATCGATGGAATAA
- a CDS encoding type I phosphomannose isomerase catalytic subunit — translation MAIDWYPLLFSPILKDRIWGGTKLSSLLHKDIVSLTTGESWEISTVPGDISVVENGKLAGKSLEEILDMDPEALLGKKVYATFGTAFPLLFKFLDAKEDLSIQLHPNDELARIRHNSFGKTEMWYVMQADPDSRIIVGFEKEASPEEYLYHLEHKTLTKILKEIKVAPGDVFFLETGTIHAIGAGIVIAEIQQTSDITYRVYDWDRVDAEGKSRELHIDLALDAIDYTVSNTKCEYSKIVNTANPVIDCPYFTTNFIPLDGALDFQKTADSFTVLVCTEGTFSIRTHGMITAFQKGDTVLIPAVITDFQLSGSASLLEIFIS, via the coding sequence ATGGCAATAGATTGGTATCCGTTATTATTTTCCCCCATTTTAAAAGACAGAATTTGGGGAGGTACCAAATTATCGTCCTTACTACATAAAGACATCGTATCACTAACTACTGGTGAAAGTTGGGAAATATCTACTGTTCCCGGCGATATTAGTGTTGTCGAAAATGGAAAACTGGCTGGGAAATCTTTGGAAGAAATTTTGGATATGGATCCGGAGGCTTTGTTAGGAAAAAAGGTTTATGCAACATTTGGAACAGCCTTTCCTTTATTATTTAAGTTTTTGGATGCCAAAGAGGATTTGTCGATTCAGTTACATCCGAACGATGAACTGGCGCGTATTCGTCATAATTCCTTCGGAAAAACCGAAATGTGGTATGTGATGCAGGCCGACCCGGATTCGCGGATTATCGTAGGATTTGAAAAAGAAGCGTCTCCCGAAGAATACCTGTACCATCTGGAACACAAAACCCTGACCAAGATACTGAAAGAAATAAAAGTGGCTCCCGGCGATGTTTTTTTTCTGGAAACAGGAACTATTCATGCAATTGGTGCCGGAATCGTGATCGCAGAAATACAACAGACATCCGATATTACCTATCGCGTATACGATTGGGATCGTGTTGATGCCGAAGGAAAATCGCGGGAATTACATATCGATTTGGCCTTGGATGCGATCGATTATACCGTTTCAAATACAAAATGTGAGTATTCTAAAATAGTGAATACGGCTAACCCGGTAATTGACTGTCCGTATTTTACAACTAATTTTATTCCATTGGATGGGGCATTGGATTTTCAAAAAACAGCCGATTCTTTTACGGTTCTGGTTTGTACTGAAGGTACTTTTTCCATTCGAACCCATGGAATGATAACTGCTTTTCAAAAAGGTGATACGGTGTTGATTCCGGCTGTAATAACCGATTTTCAGCTTAGTGGATCTGCTTCGCTATTAGAAATATTCATTTCTTAA
- a CDS encoding M43 family zinc metalloprotease produces the protein MKKHLFFIVLLLLKLTLLFSQGRTRSTWLNSQLPNYNTNENLQYPYSNQEYFSYGTIVNPIPSSDSYIPLIDFYGEGRIVDNNVVSGFKNAYNINHQYQLVSKGPDRGRKIPNRIPVSSYNDDLGLSNYVQNDRVTTITLMGAPIQKNTAQEMARMIRKDGLGRIIVYGFSKMSLEVAILELELKKIGFHEVSYNYVLEPPFSEINGFSGRPRVYKSKKNKVTGEKVFYSLNPKTNLGSTQRDMVTLDYSSLLALNADLSGGIKGTIDKPGGKITVEVYAYDPFEYDGIQKIYLKEGDYRAKLVYKAYSDITNSNDYVEKITTVPYGFDKNSDGSYRVLGTTNSNNVKLLGGNSRSGWEINLCENPLFRGVVWLAWNIGAIYDYGKFRDQTAPCRDVITNLKTGRQPILIKVTIKDATLYDIKIPGVADNIEQDFIDGTEELQEYKIIKKLKVTVLEAPEDSREGTFYKEQIGNYIKEMNKYYTAKTGNIKNAAITAEIGNARILFQKVDLIIKKATAERYNYQVQSQMDAYENEAGVNSNDAETMQLIYIHSLVRFYPPAAPSERVIRGVSSNGGATISDNDYTIFSYSRMFNDAVAVYGSPGSTLAHEFGHYFDLDHPFDGGCAQAGGGDLVADTPPAEGALWYLRDPGGLNERGIDNPCQNPTMCNGVRRQIENIMDYGPCRWLFTKGQVERMIHRINTKPNLFVIAHVYDGSVDPDKIDIHVIDQRIDKHPRRKRSIANDEFSIRMLYPNSQIGYYNLEIISDISEKATIRISDIYANQVYKKRISVEKGQNYFPIKSHFFQKNELYLLTYISDEGRAEKIKFLRSQ, from the coding sequence ATGAAAAAACATTTATTTTTTATAGTGCTACTACTTTTAAAATTAACATTGCTTTTTTCGCAGGGTAGAACCCGATCGACATGGCTGAATAGTCAGCTTCCGAATTATAATACAAATGAAAATCTTCAATATCCTTATTCTAATCAGGAATATTTTTCATATGGCACGATAGTGAATCCAATTCCGTCGTCGGATTCTTATATTCCTTTAATTGATTTTTATGGAGAGGGAAGAATTGTAGATAATAATGTCGTTTCAGGATTTAAAAATGCCTATAATATTAATCATCAATATCAATTGGTAAGTAAAGGGCCTGATAGGGGGAGAAAAATACCGAATAGAATACCGGTTTCTAGCTATAATGATGATTTGGGACTTTCCAACTATGTTCAGAATGACAGAGTAACGACTATTACTTTAATGGGAGCACCCATTCAGAAAAATACAGCTCAGGAAATGGCCAGGATGATTCGAAAAGACGGGTTGGGGAGAATTATTGTTTATGGTTTTAGCAAGATGAGTTTGGAAGTTGCAATATTAGAACTCGAATTAAAAAAAATAGGATTTCACGAAGTTTCCTATAACTATGTTCTGGAACCACCTTTCTCTGAAATTAATGGTTTTTCAGGTCGTCCAAGAGTATATAAAAGCAAAAAAAATAAAGTAACCGGAGAGAAGGTCTTTTATTCATTAAACCCGAAAACCAATCTGGGTAGTACTCAGAGGGATATGGTTACCCTTGATTATAGTAGTTTACTGGCTTTAAACGCCGATCTGTCCGGAGGTATTAAAGGGACAATTGATAAACCGGGAGGGAAAATTACGGTTGAAGTTTATGCCTATGACCCTTTTGAGTATGATGGAATTCAAAAAATATATCTAAAAGAGGGGGATTACAGAGCTAAATTAGTATATAAAGCCTATAGCGATATTACAAATAGTAATGATTATGTAGAAAAAATAACTACAGTTCCATACGGATTTGACAAAAATAGCGATGGAAGCTATCGGGTATTAGGAACAACCAATTCCAATAATGTAAAATTACTGGGAGGCAATTCCAGAAGTGGTTGGGAAATCAATCTGTGCGAAAATCCTCTTTTTAGAGGTGTGGTATGGTTGGCATGGAATATAGGCGCTATTTATGATTATGGCAAATTTAGAGATCAGACAGCTCCATGCCGGGATGTCATAACGAATTTGAAAACAGGAAGACAACCCATACTTATAAAGGTGACGATTAAAGATGCTACGTTATATGACATCAAGATACCAGGAGTAGCCGATAATATAGAGCAGGATTTTATTGATGGTACTGAAGAACTTCAGGAATATAAAATTATAAAAAAATTAAAAGTCACCGTTTTAGAGGCGCCTGAGGATTCCAGAGAGGGTACATTTTATAAGGAACAAATTGGGAACTATATAAAAGAGATGAATAAGTATTACACTGCTAAAACAGGAAATATAAAAAATGCAGCTATAACAGCAGAAATTGGTAACGCAAGAATTTTATTTCAAAAGGTTGATTTAATTATAAAAAAAGCAACTGCAGAAAGATATAATTATCAGGTACAGTCGCAGATGGATGCTTATGAAAATGAAGCCGGAGTGAATTCTAATGATGCAGAAACAATGCAGTTAATCTATATACATTCTTTAGTAAGATTTTATCCTCCTGCAGCACCAAGTGAACGAGTAATCCGAGGAGTGTCAAGTAATGGGGGTGCAACAATTTCGGATAACGATTACACCATTTTTTCGTATAGCAGAATGTTTAATGATGCTGTTGCTGTATATGGGAGTCCGGGAAGTACTCTAGCGCATGAATTTGGTCACTATTTTGATTTAGATCATCCATTTGATGGCGGATGTGCTCAAGCCGGTGGTGGCGACCTTGTTGCGGATACTCCACCCGCAGAAGGAGCACTTTGGTATTTAAGAGATCCCGGCGGTTTGAATGAAAGAGGTATAGATAATCCCTGCCAGAACCCTACTATGTGTAACGGAGTAAGAAGGCAAATTGAAAATATTATGGACTATGGACCTTGCAGATGGCTTTTTACAAAAGGACAAGTAGAACGAATGATACATAGAATCAATACAAAACCAAATTTATTCGTAATTGCACATGTTTACGATGGAAGTGTTGATCCTGATAAGATAGATATTCACGTAATCGATCAAAGAATAGATAAGCACCCTAGAAGAAAAAGAAGTATAGCAAACGATGAATTTTCTATCAGGATGTTATATCCTAATTCTCAAATTGGATACTATAATTTGGAAATTATTTCTGATATATCCGAAAAAGCAACAATCCGAATATCTGATATTTATGCCAATCAAGTGTATAAAAAACGAATTTCAGTAGAAAAGGGACAGAATTATTTTCCGATAAAGTCTCATTTTTTTCAAAAAAACGAATTATATCTATTAACCTATATTAGTGATGAGGGTAGGGCAGAGAAAATAAAGTTCTTACGATCTCAATAA
- a CDS encoding DUF4369 domain-containing protein — MKKTLITLCTVALLATACKKEAETGNSLHLTGTVDGLKQGKLYLKKIVDTSFVTIDSFTIKGNSNFESTLKIDHPEMYYLFLDRGTSKSLDNSLMFFAEPGNMTIKTTLKEFYAKTKVTGSKNNELYEDYKKIKSRYTDEENQALSMMLFAEKMRDAKMLDSLKDRNEKLIIRRYLSAVNFAVNNAKYDVAPYIALTDIYDANIKYLDTIQKSLSPEVSHSHYGKLLQEFINKRKQQEAGTSK, encoded by the coding sequence ATGAAAAAAACACTGATAACCTTATGTACTGTCGCTTTACTCGCCACAGCCTGTAAAAAAGAAGCCGAAACGGGCAACAGCCTTCATCTTACAGGAACGGTAGACGGACTCAAACAAGGGAAACTATATCTAAAGAAAATAGTTGACACTTCTTTTGTTACGATCGACAGTTTTACGATTAAAGGGAATTCTAATTTCGAAAGCACTTTAAAAATTGATCATCCGGAAATGTACTATCTGTTTTTAGACCGTGGTACTTCAAAGTCGCTTGACAACAGTCTGATGTTTTTTGCAGAACCTGGAAATATGACGATCAAAACAACCTTAAAAGAATTTTACGCAAAAACTAAGGTTACCGGCTCTAAAAACAACGAGCTGTATGAAGATTACAAAAAAATAAAATCGCGTTATACAGACGAAGAAAATCAGGCATTGAGTATGATGCTATTTGCGGAGAAGATGCGTGACGCCAAAATGCTGGACAGTCTTAAAGATCGCAATGAAAAATTGATAATCCGACGTTATCTGAGTGCGGTTAATTTTGCCGTAAACAATGCGAAATACGACGTAGCTCCTTATATTGCGTTAACCGATATTTACGATGCTAATATCAAATATCTGGATACGATTCAGAAATCATTATCACCGGAAGTGTCGCATTCACATTACGGAAAATTATTACAGGAATTTATCAACAAACGCAAACAACAGGAAGCAGGTACTTCCAAATAA
- a CDS encoding peptidase M61: protein MKRLIYTLAMAAMVMSCKTAQQPQAVAVNDVKVAIDLKNVTDDKVMVTIMTPSFTTETATFHIPKIIPGTYSEDDYGKFIDDFKAYDTKGNLLPVNKSDANSWQISNAKTLSKVTYWVNDTYDVESTHDIFSPAGTNIAANENFMLNTHGFVGYFQGKGEIPYTVTVSHPATLWGATSLTDTDPSNESDTFTTSRYAELVDNPIMYSKPDYTTFTVDGMEILISVYSPNGTYTAKDITPEMETMMRAQKKFLGPFNTTKKYSVLLYLSDIKKPDAKGFGALEHTTSTTVVMPEMMPKAQLVEQLKDVVSHEFFHIVTPLSIHSNEIQYFDYNTPKMSEHLWMYEGVTEYFANLFQVNQGLISEDDFYGRMSEKIATSKRFDDKMPFTKMSKNILDKQYKDSYYNVYQKGALIAMCIDIQMRESSNGQRGILSLMQALSKEYGNSRPFNDDELFAKITALTYPEVGEFLTKYVAGDTPIPYDVYFAKVGVKEGTVKKPSNPFLKGEMPYITINPATKEIVVLPEIELNAFMKKIGLKNGDTILSINGTAYNLDNIYEMIMSSMDWKENDPITMQIKRKDKEQTLKGKVTLSMEDVEGLHFTDTSKAKLKEAWLKG, encoded by the coding sequence ATGAAAAGACTTATCTATACATTAGCAATGGCTGCGATGGTAATGAGCTGTAAAACAGCACAACAACCACAGGCAGTTGCAGTAAACGATGTAAAAGTTGCTATTGATTTAAAAAATGTAACGGACGACAAAGTAATGGTTACCATTATGACACCATCGTTTACTACTGAAACCGCAACCTTCCATATCCCTAAAATTATTCCGGGAACCTATTCTGAGGACGATTACGGTAAATTTATCGACGACTTTAAAGCCTATGATACCAAAGGGAATCTCCTTCCGGTAAATAAATCCGATGCGAATTCCTGGCAGATTTCCAATGCCAAAACCTTAAGCAAAGTAACCTATTGGGTAAACGACACCTATGATGTAGAAAGTACGCACGATATTTTTTCGCCGGCCGGAACCAATATTGCCGCAAACGAAAACTTTATGCTGAATACGCATGGATTTGTGGGTTATTTCCAGGGAAAAGGTGAAATTCCATATACGGTAACCGTATCCCATCCGGCAACTTTATGGGGTGCTACTTCGTTAACCGATACCGATCCGAGTAACGAATCGGACACTTTTACTACTTCCCGTTATGCCGAACTGGTAGACAATCCAATTATGTATTCCAAACCCGATTACACCACTTTTACGGTTGACGGAATGGAAATCCTGATCAGCGTATATTCGCCAAACGGAACGTATACCGCAAAAGACATCACTCCGGAAATGGAAACGATGATGCGTGCACAGAAAAAATTCTTAGGTCCGTTTAACACCACTAAAAAATACAGTGTGTTATTATATCTTTCGGATATAAAAAAACCGGACGCTAAAGGATTCGGAGCTTTGGAGCACACGACTTCCACAACCGTGGTTATGCCGGAAATGATGCCAAAAGCGCAGTTGGTGGAACAATTAAAAGACGTGGTTTCCCATGAGTTTTTCCATATTGTAACGCCATTGAGTATCCACTCAAACGAAATTCAGTATTTCGATTACAATACGCCTAAAATGTCCGAGCACTTATGGATGTATGAAGGTGTAACGGAATATTTCGCTAACCTGTTCCAGGTAAACCAGGGTTTAATTTCCGAAGATGATTTTTACGGCAGAATGTCTGAAAAAATAGCAACTTCAAAACGTTTCGACGACAAAATGCCATTTACAAAAATGAGTAAAAACATTTTGGACAAACAATATAAAGATTCGTATTATAACGTATACCAAAAAGGAGCTTTGATCGCCATGTGTATTGACATTCAGATGCGTGAAAGCAGCAATGGTCAGCGTGGTATTTTAAGTCTGATGCAAGCCTTATCCAAAGAATACGGAAATAGCCGACCGTTTAACGACGACGAATTATTTGCTAAAATTACGGCCTTAACCTACCCTGAAGTAGGCGAATTCCTGACTAAATATGTAGCTGGTGACACACCAATTCCATACGACGTCTATTTCGCCAAAGTTGGTGTAAAAGAAGGAACCGTTAAAAAGCCATCCAATCCGTTTTTAAAAGGTGAAATGCCATATATCACGATAAATCCGGCGACCAAAGAGATTGTAGTACTTCCGGAGATCGAACTCAATGCTTTTATGAAAAAGATAGGTTTGAAAAATGGCGACACCATCCTTTCGATCAACGGAACTGCGTATAACCTTGACAACATCTACGAAATGATCATGTCGAGCATGGATTGGAAAGAAAACGACCCGATCACCATGCAGATCAAACGTAAAGACAAAGAGCAAACTTTAAAAGGAAAAGTAACCTTAAGCATGGAAGATGTAGAAGGATTACACTTTACGGATACTTCGAAAGCCAAGCTAAAAGAAGCCTGGTTAAAAGGATAA
- a CDS encoding alpha/beta hydrolase, producing the protein MIKKIALSLFLCISIPSIAQETPFKITEIQINSLLKGDLYTPVPEIKKPTLIILIAGSGPTNRNGNQIGMQNNSLKYLAEDLATEHRAVFTYDKRVIAQIISGTVNEKDMRFEDMITDAATVFDHFKKTGNYSKIVFAGHSEGSQIGMIAAQQTKVDGFISIAGPGRPIDEILIDQITKQAPGVKEELISSLEKIKKGETVSVKSPLLSSIFRESVQPYMTSWMQYKPQQEIQKLKIPVLLLNGTKDLQVAESEAERLKKAKPDASLTIIPNMNHVLKTITGDDAENRASYSKPEIRNTPELAQAINLFLKKHKL; encoded by the coding sequence ATGATCAAAAAAATAGCACTATCGCTTTTCCTTTGTATTTCCATACCTTCGATCGCACAGGAAACACCGTTTAAAATAACCGAAATACAGATCAATTCTTTACTAAAAGGCGATCTGTATACACCGGTTCCTGAAATCAAAAAACCAACATTGATCATCCTAATTGCCGGTTCCGGACCAACCAATCGGAACGGTAATCAGATTGGTATGCAAAACAATTCACTAAAATACCTGGCTGAAGATCTGGCAACAGAACATCGGGCTGTTTTTACCTACGACAAACGGGTGATTGCACAAATCATTTCCGGAACCGTTAACGAAAAAGACATGCGTTTTGAGGATATGATTACCGATGCCGCAACAGTTTTTGATCATTTTAAAAAAACCGGGAACTATAGTAAAATCGTATTTGCCGGTCATAGTGAAGGTTCTCAAATCGGTATGATCGCAGCGCAACAAACCAAGGTCGACGGATTTATATCGATTGCCGGACCGGGAAGACCAATAGACGAAATATTAATTGATCAGATCACCAAACAAGCTCCCGGTGTAAAAGAAGAACTAATAAGTAGTTTAGAAAAAATTAAAAAAGGCGAAACGGTGAGCGTAAAAAGTCCGTTGCTGAGTTCCATTTTTCGGGAAAGCGTTCAACCCTATATGACGTCGTGGATGCAATACAAGCCGCAACAGGAAATCCAGAAATTAAAAATTCCGGTACTACTTCTTAACGGAACCAAAGATTTACAGGTAGCCGAATCGGAAGCCGAACGATTAAAAAAGGCAAAACCGGATGCTTCGCTGACAATAATTCCGAATATGAATCACGTCTTAAAAACCATAACCGGGGACGATGCTGAAAACCGGGCTTCCTATAGTAAGCCCGAAATCCGCAATACACCGGAGCTGGCTCAGGCGATAAATCTTTTCTTAAAAAAGCATAAATTGTAA
- a CDS encoding TIGR03643 family protein: MKKSKVLEFDKETIDRIVTMAQEEKRPFEVIKEEFGISESEVTEMVRKKLSKDNFELWKKKVTANKPKPKPQRYNDLEDDDLDSKYYFKNKFD; the protein is encoded by the coding sequence ATGAAAAAAAGCAAAGTTTTAGAATTTGACAAGGAAACAATTGATAGAATTGTCACTATGGCTCAGGAGGAAAAAAGACCTTTTGAAGTAATAAAAGAAGAATTTGGAATTTCAGAAAGCGAAGTTACCGAAATGGTTCGCAAAAAGTTATCAAAAGACAATTTTGAACTTTGGAAAAAAAAGGTTACTGCCAATAAGCCAAAACCAAAGCCACAACGCTATAACGATCTGGAAGATGATGACCTGGACAGTAAATACTACTTTAAAAATAAATTCGATTAA